From one Cyanobacterium stanieri PCC 7202 genomic stretch:
- a CDS encoding integrase family protein (PFAM: Phage integrase family~COGs: COG4974 Site-specific recombinase XerD~InterPro IPR002104~KEGG: dra:DR_C0018 integrase/recombinase XerD, putative~PFAM: integrase family protein~SPTR: Integrase family protein), producing the protein MIMKRTSAKVKARAIAKLLRDEHPDYNYLKSIFCHLRTELNIEVTHSEKKLPKVPTEEELHKYYQAVWKTRNVQDMVIIKTFLYTGVRVLELVNIRLEDVDFDRCQIRINSGKGRKDRIVPFPISFKEVLAMHVDKMKGKRANYLFESNRHQKYSDRGIRKILTKYAHQAELDHSISPYQLRHFLLTWLKKQGIDDALIQPYSGHSSRQSLEVYSRLSLNEAQSAYDNVMSKFPL; encoded by the coding sequence ATGATCATGAAACGTACCAGTGCTAAAGTTAAAGCTAGGGCTATCGCTAAGTTATTAAGGGATGAACATCCTGATTACAATTATCTTAAAAGTATTTTTTGCCATCTGCGTACTGAGTTAAATATTGAGGTAACTCATTCTGAAAAGAAACTGCCTAAAGTTCCCACCGAAGAAGAGTTGCATAAATATTATCAAGCTGTTTGGAAAACTCGTAATGTGCAGGATATGGTGATTATTAAGACTTTTCTCTATACGGGTGTAAGAGTATTGGAGTTAGTTAATATTCGATTGGAAGATGTGGATTTTGATCGTTGTCAAATTCGGATTAATTCAGGGAAAGGGAGAAAGGATAGAATAGTTCCGTTTCCTATTTCTTTTAAGGAAGTTTTGGCTATGCACGTTGATAAGATGAAGGGTAAAAGAGCTAATTATTTATTCGAGTCTAATCGACATCAAAAATATAGCGATCGTGGAATCAGAAAGATTTTGACGAAGTATGCGCACCAAGCAGAATTAGATCATTCCATTTCACCTTATCAATTACGACATTTTTTGTTGACTTGGCTGAAAAAACAAGGAATTGATGATGCTTTAATTCAACCCTATTCTGGTCATTCTTCTCGACAGTCGTTAGAAGTTTATTCTCGTTTAAGTTTAAATGAAGCTCAGTCTGCTTATGACAACGTTATGTCTAAGTTCCCTCTCTGA
- a CDS encoding SSU ribosomal protein S30P (PFAM: Sigma 54 modulation protein / S30EA ribosomal protein~TIGRFAM: ribosomal subunit interface protein~COGs: COG1544 Ribosome-associated protein Y (PSrp-1)~InterPro IPR003489~KEGG: syp:SYNPCC7002_A0263 light-repressed protein LrtA (ribosomal subunit interface protein)~PFAM: sigma 54 modulation protein/ribosomal protein S30EA~SPTR: Light repressed protein A;~TIGRFAM: ribosomal subunit interface protein) — translation MKLLIQGNNIEVTDSIHNYVEEKLEKAVKHFQNLASKVDVHLSVARNARISNKHKAEVTVYANGTIIRAQENSENLYASIDLVSDKITRQLRKYKEKNLDKKIHPVEKTVEAIEEKPVEDSLIGDRHVELPAEVVRMKYFAMESMSIEEAKEQLQLVDHDFYMFRNKETNEINVIYIRNHGGFGVIQPRANK, via the coding sequence ATGAAACTATTAATTCAAGGAAACAACATCGAAGTCACTGATTCTATCCATAATTATGTAGAGGAAAAACTAGAAAAAGCAGTCAAACATTTCCAAAATTTAGCTAGTAAAGTGGATGTTCACTTATCGGTTGCCCGTAATGCTCGTATTAGTAATAAGCATAAAGCAGAGGTGACTGTGTATGCCAACGGTACTATTATCAGAGCCCAAGAAAATAGTGAAAACTTATATGCCAGTATTGATTTAGTTTCCGATAAAATTACTCGTCAATTACGCAAATATAAAGAAAAAAATCTCGACAAAAAAATCCACCCTGTGGAAAAAACCGTGGAAGCCATTGAAGAAAAACCCGTGGAAGATAGTTTAATTGGCGATCGCCATGTAGAACTTCCTGCAGAGGTAGTGAGAATGAAATATTTTGCCATGGAGTCCATGAGTATAGAAGAAGCCAAAGAGCAATTACAATTAGTTGACCATGACTTCTATATGTTCCGCAACAAAGAAACTAACGAAATTAACGTTATCTATATCAGAAACCATGGTGGTTTCGGAGTAATTCAACCCCGAGCCAATAAATAA
- a CDS encoding RNA polymerase, sigma 28 subunit, FliA/WhiG subfamily (PFAM: Sigma-70, region 4; Sigma-70 region 3; Sigma-70 region 2~TIGRFAM: RNA polymerase sigma factor, sigma-70 family~COGs: COG1191 DNA-directed RNA polymerase specialized sigma subunit~InterProIPR007627:IPR007624:IPR007630:IPR000943:IPR 014284~KEGG: cyc:PCC7424_4930 RNA polymerase sigma factor SigF~PFAM: sigma-70 region 2 domain protein; sigma-70 region 3 domain protein; sigma-70 region 4 domain protein~SPTR: RNA polymerase sigma factor;~TIGRFAM: RNA polymerase sigma factor, sigma-70 family), with protein sequence MPIKSATQYKTENEELFSLYSKDQSKRVRNRIVELNLGLVKKEASHWTNQCQENFEDLLQVGSLGLLRAIERFDVEKGYAFSSFATPYIRGEIQHYLRDKGNSVRIPRRCQELKNKANRIVRQLREELNRQPNDREIASRLGVSLGEWQEVKLAHRNREPLSLDAKTSNDEDKSTLGEMLPDHQYHSFQLVEEDKIRIQSALSQLEDTTRKVLEFVFLQDLTQKETAERLGVSVITVSRRIKKGISSMRGMIKEDEFE encoded by the coding sequence ATGCCTATAAAATCTGCTACTCAATACAAAACAGAAAACGAAGAATTATTCTCTCTTTACTCTAAAGATCAAAGTAAAAGAGTTCGTAATCGTATCGTTGAGTTAAATTTAGGTTTGGTAAAAAAAGAAGCCTCCCACTGGACTAACCAATGTCAGGAAAACTTTGAAGATTTATTACAAGTTGGTAGTCTTGGGCTGTTAAGGGCGATCGAAAGATTTGACGTAGAAAAGGGCTATGCCTTTAGTTCCTTTGCAACCCCTTATATTCGGGGTGAAATTCAACATTATTTAAGAGATAAAGGTAATTCTGTTAGGATTCCCCGCCGTTGCCAAGAGCTAAAAAATAAAGCCAATCGCATCGTTAGACAACTAAGGGAAGAATTGAATCGTCAACCCAATGACCGTGAAATTGCCAGTAGACTAGGAGTATCCCTTGGGGAATGGCAAGAAGTAAAATTGGCTCATAGAAATAGAGAGCCTTTGAGTTTGGATGCAAAAACCAGTAATGATGAAGATAAAAGCACCCTTGGGGAAATGCTTCCTGATCATCAATACCATAGTTTCCAGTTGGTAGAAGAAGATAAAATAAGAATCCAAAGCGCTTTATCTCAGTTGGAAGATACTACTCGCAAAGTATTGGAATTTGTTTTTTTACAAGATTTAACTCAAAAAGAAACCGCCGAACGTTTGGGGGTGAGTGTGATTACTGTTTCCCGTCGCATTAAAAAGGGTATTAGCAGTATGAGAGGAATGATTAAAGAGGATGAATTTGAGTAA
- a CDS encoding hypothetical protein (KEGG: cyc:PCC7424_0251 hypothetical protein~SPTR: Putative uncharacterized protein), with protein sequence MNKISILFLSSLILLGGCTIPTEEDDFSTSFPPPTPVEEPDDDLDDVDPSVVGTVGGIIPSTDPTNRLRQIQEGRNDPFALPTPRVSIQRVPVPDAETAVNGTTPSAPTPTPGPNGVTPGQPGVNGVSPGVMQPDGSILRPDGVVVQPDGSIVRPDGTVIPPDANGQLEPPPPPPPTFAERIVISGVMDMEGQRVAIISTPEGGSTRSVRVGESIMGSDGMVMVRAININRPSGQSVRLKEDLYFVDRNLGAFEGSVVFEEMGKQVVRRVGEMVPDGADNS encoded by the coding sequence ATGAATAAAATATCTATTTTATTTCTCTCTAGTTTAATTTTGCTGGGGGGGTGTACCATTCCCACGGAGGAGGATGATTTTTCTACAAGTTTCCCTCCTCCTACCCCTGTAGAAGAGCCTGACGATGATTTGGATGATGTTGATCCTTCTGTGGTTGGCACGGTGGGGGGTATTATTCCCTCGACAGATCCTACTAATCGTTTAAGACAAATTCAGGAGGGAAGAAATGATCCTTTTGCTTTACCTACTCCCCGTGTGAGTATTCAAAGGGTACCTGTTCCTGATGCCGAAACAGCTGTGAATGGTACGACTCCGAGCGCCCCTACCCCTACCCCTGGTCCTAATGGTGTTACTCCCGGTCAACCGGGTGTTAATGGTGTCAGCCCTGGTGTTATGCAACCTGATGGTAGTATTCTCAGACCTGATGGGGTTGTAGTTCAACCTGATGGTAGTATTGTTAGACCTGATGGTACTGTGATTCCTCCCGATGCTAATGGACAATTGGAACCACCTCCACCTCCACCACCGACTTTTGCCGAAAGAATTGTTATTTCTGGGGTGATGGATATGGAAGGTCAAAGAGTGGCTATTATTTCTACTCCAGAGGGCGGTTCTACTCGTTCTGTGAGGGTGGGAGAGTCTATTATGGGTAGTGATGGTATGGTGATGGTGAGAGCTATTAATATTAATCGTCCTAGTGGTCAATCGGTGAGATTGAAGGAGGATTTATATTTTGTGGACAGAAATCTCGGTGCCTTTGAGGGATCTGTGGTTTTTGAGGAAATGGGTAAACAGGTGGTTCGCCGAGTTGGGGAAATGGTTCCCGATGGCGCTGATAATTCCTAG
- a CDS encoding hypothetical protein (KEGG: amr:AM1_3843 hypothetical protein~SPTR: Putative uncharacterized protein) yields the protein MERVQRKIKCDRLPLAIYREVAAHIRQIEGIDVSLLEQTSKDFDYRQSQVGGLLIEYDGDLPTKATEQLESILAYYASKYNSWSNLT from the coding sequence ATGGAAAGAGTACAAAGAAAAATTAAGTGCGATCGCCTCCCATTGGCAATTTATAGGGAAGTAGCGGCGCATATCAGACAAATAGAAGGCATTGATGTTAGTTTATTAGAACAAACCTCCAAGGATTTTGACTATCGACAAAGTCAGGTGGGAGGGTTATTAATAGAATATGATGGGGATCTCCCTACCAAGGCAACAGAGCAACTAGAGTCGATTTTGGCTTACTATGCTAGTAAGTATAATTCATGGTCGAACCTTACTTAA
- a CDS encoding ABC transporter related protein (PFAM: ABC transporter~COGs: COG1136 ABC-type antimicrobial peptide transport system ATPase component~InterPro IPR003439:IPR003593:IPR017871~KEGG: cyn:Cyan7425_4191 ABC transporter related~PFAM: ABC transporter related~SMART: AAA ATPase~SPTR: ABC transporter related) has product MDNKDSSLDNCLIKLENIYKIYGSGNTEVVALSAVNLIIESGEYCSIMGTSGSGKSTMMNILGCLDRPTRGEYYLNGDNVASLSSRQLAVIRNQKIGFVFQQFHLLPQLSALDNVILPMKYAGVTTEQQRARAVEALTKVGLENRLYNRPNQLSGGQQQRVAIARAIVNKPLILLADEPTGALDSETTKEVMKIFADLNQEGMTIILVTHEHEVAQLTHRIIQFSDGKIIQNNQRTLSLNHKPL; this is encoded by the coding sequence ATGGATAATAAAGATTCTAGTTTAGATAATTGTTTAATTAAGTTAGAAAATATTTATAAAATTTATGGCAGTGGTAACACCGAAGTGGTTGCCCTGTCAGCGGTGAATCTTATCATTGAGTCAGGGGAATATTGTTCTATTATGGGAACCTCTGGCTCTGGAAAATCCACCATGATGAATATTCTAGGTTGTTTGGATCGACCGACTAGGGGAGAATACTATTTGAATGGGGATAACGTAGCTTCTTTGTCTTCTCGACAGTTGGCAGTAATTCGTAATCAAAAAATTGGTTTTGTTTTCCAACAGTTTCACCTTTTACCCCAACTAAGTGCTTTAGACAATGTCATCCTACCCATGAAGTATGCAGGAGTAACCACAGAACAACAAAGAGCTAGAGCCGTAGAAGCCCTAACCAAGGTAGGCTTAGAAAATCGTCTGTACAATCGCCCTAATCAGCTTTCGGGAGGACAACAACAGCGAGTGGCGATCGCCCGTGCCATTGTCAATAAACCCTTAATTCTCCTTGCGGACGAACCCACAGGGGCATTAGATTCAGAAACCACCAAAGAGGTGATGAAAATATTTGCCGACCTAAACCAAGAAGGAATGACCATTATCCTTGTCACCCACGAACATGAAGTAGCCCAACTAACCCATCGAATCATTCAGTTTTCCGATGGTAAAATCATCCAGAACAATCAAAGGACTCTTTCCCTAAATCATAAACCCCTTTAA
- a CDS encoding multi-sensor hybrid histidine kinase (PFAM: Histidine kinase-, DNA gyrase B-, and HSP90-like ATPase; Response regulator receiver domain; His Kinase A (phosphoacceptor) domain; Hpt domain; PAS fold~TIGRFAM: PAS domain S-box~COGs: COG0642 Signal transduction histidine kinase~InterProIPR003660:IPR013655:IPR003661:IPR003594:IPR 001789:IPR008207:IPR005467:IPR000700:IPR004358:IPR000014:I PR001610~KEGG: syp:SYNPCC7002_A0996 two-component hybrid sensor kinase/response regulator~PFAM: ATP-binding region ATPase domain protein; histidine kinase A domain protein; PAS fold-3 domain protein; histidine kinase HAMP region domain protein; response regulator receiver; Hpt domain protein~SMART: ATP-binding region ATPase domain protein; histidine kinase A domain protein; PAC repeat-containing protein; PAS domain containing protein; response regulator receiver~SPTR: Sensor protein;~TIGRFAM: PAS sensor protein), whose amino-acid sequence MKNKIKQINLGLVILMVLGYLGNYFNLRLFFGIDFIFGSIFVWLISYYYGRFWGSVSGFVASIYTYFLWGHVYAILGYTLEAVIVNYFWKKKSKSLILLTAFYWIIIGSPLIVIIYGYILNLSLLGVLLILLKQSINGILNAVIASIFIYYIPINKWLKVNLGRLILPFEQTLFNLLISSIFLPLLLFSIIASNHQLRETEGQIIVKINQVTESLAQDISLWQEEHQRAIEILAQQESTDNINDGNANLAFVLDVLTDFDSIYIADEQGVIVSAVSNSEQEQATLLGLDISSTDHFILSKLNGGNMITGIDSNIANRNLHLGFVSSIVRDGQWSGVVYGAINISSLQDFIAQNAQSSQTDLFLLGEQDRIILSSHNHHTSNRFFSLQTDQNYEVRSPDNNQYLTEGIYHSLPIAPGMPIMARWRNSTYFRQVPLDNNFPFRLICSVHTQPYVDNLQRYYGRLLAIMMIIVIITFFFAYKISKSVVKPIKILTKITTDLPEKITSNQAIEWENTNTEEIEILSNNYQLMVEILREKFAQLKESKETLAIRIAERTKELRLNTQKLEQQIEKKQEIEQKLREKDERYELAVSGTNDGIWDWNLNTNEVYYSPAWMRIIGYEENPLPPILDTWFDRIYTEDKERNLQEIYLYLNNKKDLYQNIHRLKHRNGNYIWVQAKGKRDFDGEGKPYRLVGTITDITDKVKVEQELRIAKEQAEAANQAKSQFLATMSHEIRTPMNAVIGMTGLLLDTELTPEQQEFTEIIRTSSDSLLSIINDILDFSKIESGKLELEQQPFSLYQVIEESLDLLAPKASQKNIELVYFLDPDISPSIIGDVTRLRQVLVNLLSNAVKFTPTGEVILSVTIDSHSIGDRRYSNLLFVIEDTGIGIPRNRMDRLFKAFSQVDASTTRNYGGTGLGLAICQKLVHLMKGNMWVESKGHIAGEYPPQWQITSHSETPGSKFCFTIKTRFSSNIPPSIEAQNSFLQGKKVLIVDDNEVNRRMLRTQCDKFGLEVLITASGEETLALIAEQPDIDLAILDMQMPKMDGATVAKNISAMEKYRSTPLILLSSIGHGEIEKALKEVNWAATLIKPIKQSRLFYILSKVLQNPLPSKPLNKLSPVSLTEAIGEEELSVTSPLKILIAEDNIINQKVITNILKRLGYRADVVGNGLEVLDALRRQSYDLILMDVQMPEMDGLTATRQIRTLWNSSNSDFQGQRPCIIAMTANAMEGDRQRCLEAGMDDYLSKPVKVEALIEKLKTVRKSDTAVIFNSNYLKQKPVIEGSMTKLDENIIAELKDMIGEEDFVEVFRDLINSYLEDSPQLMENLKMGLENKDLDQIKISSHTLKSSSLTLGATYLSELCRQVESHTIKGNMMAISELVPLVVAEYQNVEVIMNNELERMGF is encoded by the coding sequence ATGAAAAATAAGATCAAACAAATTAATTTAGGTTTAGTTATCCTGATGGTTTTGGGCTATTTGGGTAACTATTTTAATTTGCGATTATTTTTTGGTATTGATTTTATTTTTGGTAGTATTTTTGTTTGGTTAATCTCCTATTATTATGGTAGATTTTGGGGGTCTGTGTCAGGTTTTGTCGCTAGTATATATACATATTTTTTGTGGGGTCATGTTTACGCTATTTTGGGATATACCCTAGAAGCAGTAATCGTTAATTATTTTTGGAAGAAAAAATCTAAAAGCCTCATTTTATTAACGGCTTTCTATTGGATTATCATTGGTAGCCCCCTAATAGTAATTATCTATGGATATATATTAAATTTATCACTATTAGGGGTTTTATTAATACTTTTAAAGCAGTCTATTAATGGTATTTTAAATGCAGTTATTGCCAGTATTTTTATTTATTATATTCCTATTAATAAATGGTTAAAAGTTAATTTAGGACGCTTAATATTACCTTTTGAACAAACTTTATTTAACTTATTAATTAGTAGTATATTTCTGCCCTTATTGTTGTTTAGTATCATCGCTAGTAATCATCAACTTAGGGAAACAGAAGGGCAAATTATTGTCAAAATAAATCAAGTTACCGAGAGCTTGGCACAGGATATTAGTCTTTGGCAAGAAGAACATCAAAGGGCGATCGAAATTTTGGCACAACAGGAATCTACGGATAATATTAATGATGGAAATGCAAATCTTGCTTTCGTTCTCGATGTTTTGACAGATTTTGATAGTATTTATATCGCTGATGAACAAGGGGTGATAGTTTCAGCAGTTTCTAATAGTGAACAAGAACAGGCAACATTATTAGGATTAGATATTAGTAGTACCGACCATTTTATCCTCTCAAAATTGAATGGAGGTAATATGATTACGGGTATTGATAGCAATATCGCCAATCGCAATTTACACTTAGGTTTTGTTAGTTCTATTGTTAGGGATGGTCAATGGTCTGGGGTAGTTTATGGGGCAATTAATATTAGTTCTTTACAGGATTTTATTGCTCAAAATGCACAAAGTTCTCAAACAGATCTTTTTCTTTTAGGTGAACAAGATCGAATTATTTTGAGTTCCCATAATCATCATACTAGCAATCGTTTTTTTAGTTTACAAACTGATCAAAATTATGAAGTGCGATCGCCCGATAATAACCAATATTTAACGGAAGGAATTTATCACTCTTTGCCCATTGCCCCCGGAATGCCCATCATGGCAAGATGGAGAAATTCAACCTACTTTAGGCAAGTTCCCCTGGACAATAATTTTCCTTTTCGACTGATTTGTAGTGTCCATACTCAGCCCTATGTAGATAACTTACAAAGATATTATGGGCGGTTATTAGCAATTATGATGATCATTGTTATCATCACTTTTTTCTTTGCTTATAAAATTAGTAAAAGTGTCGTCAAACCCATAAAAATTTTAACTAAAATTACCACAGATTTACCCGAAAAAATTACCTCAAATCAAGCGATTGAATGGGAGAATACGAACACCGAAGAAATAGAAATTTTAAGTAATAACTATCAATTGATGGTAGAAATTTTGAGGGAAAAATTTGCACAACTAAAAGAATCAAAAGAAACCCTTGCCATCAGAATAGCCGAACGTACCAAAGAGTTACGATTAAATACCCAAAAATTAGAGCAACAAATAGAGAAAAAGCAAGAAATAGAACAAAAATTAAGGGAAAAAGACGAACGTTATGAGTTGGCAGTTTCTGGTACTAACGATGGTATCTGGGACTGGAATTTAAACACTAACGAAGTGTATTATTCCCCTGCTTGGATGCGTATTATCGGTTATGAAGAAAACCCCCTGCCGCCAATTTTGGATACTTGGTTCGATCGCATTTACACTGAAGACAAGGAAAGAAATTTACAGGAAATATATCTTTACCTCAACAATAAAAAGGATTTATATCAAAACATTCACCGCCTCAAACATCGTAACGGTAATTATATCTGGGTACAAGCCAAGGGAAAGCGAGATTTTGATGGTGAAGGTAAACCCTATCGCCTTGTGGGTACCATTACCGATATTACTGATAAAGTAAAAGTAGAGCAAGAATTAAGAATTGCCAAAGAACAAGCAGAAGCCGCCAACCAAGCCAAAAGTCAGTTTTTGGCGACCATGAGCCATGAAATTCGTACCCCCATGAATGCGGTTATTGGTATGACAGGACTATTATTGGATACAGAATTAACCCCCGAACAACAGGAATTTACCGAAATTATCCGCACCAGTAGCGACAGCCTTTTGAGTATCATTAACGATATTTTGGATTTTTCCAAAATTGAATCAGGAAAACTTGAACTAGAACAACAACCCTTTTCCCTCTATCAAGTCATTGAGGAATCCCTTGATTTATTAGCCCCCAAAGCATCCCAAAAAAATATCGAGTTGGTTTATTTTCTCGATCCTGATATTTCCCCCTCCATTATTGGTGATGTTACCCGTTTACGGCAAGTATTAGTAAATCTGCTCAGTAATGCCGTTAAATTTACTCCCACGGGGGAGGTTATCCTATCTGTCACCATTGATTCCCATAGTATAGGCGATCGCCGTTATTCAAACCTCCTGTTTGTCATCGAAGACACAGGTATCGGTATCCCCCGTAATCGTATGGATAGATTGTTTAAAGCCTTTTCCCAAGTAGATGCCTCCACTACTCGCAACTATGGCGGTACAGGGTTAGGATTAGCCATTTGTCAAAAATTAGTACATCTGATGAAAGGTAATATGTGGGTAGAGAGTAAAGGACATATCGCTGGGGAATACCCTCCTCAGTGGCAGATAACCTCCCATAGCGAAACCCCCGGCTCAAAATTTTGTTTTACCATCAAAACCCGTTTTTCGAGTAACATTCCCCCCTCCATCGAAGCCCAAAATTCATTTTTGCAGGGGAAAAAAGTTTTAATTGTCGATGATAATGAAGTAAATCGCCGTATGTTGCGCACCCAGTGTGATAAATTTGGGCTAGAGGTGTTAATCACTGCATCAGGGGAGGAAACCCTTGCCCTAATAGCAGAACAACCCGACATTGACTTAGCTATTCTTGATATGCAAATGCCCAAAATGGACGGGGCAACGGTGGCAAAAAATATTAGTGCCATGGAAAAATATCGCTCCACTCCTCTGATTTTATTGAGTTCCATTGGTCATGGTGAAATCGAAAAAGCCTTGAAGGAAGTCAATTGGGCAGCCACCCTTATTAAACCCATCAAACAATCAAGACTTTTTTATATACTCTCCAAAGTCTTACAAAATCCCCTCCCCTCCAAACCACTGAATAAACTTTCTCCCGTATCTCTTACAGAGGCCATCGGTGAAGAAGAGTTGAGCGTTACCAGTCCACTAAAAATATTGATCGCCGAGGATAATATTATTAACCAAAAAGTGATTACTAATATTCTCAAACGTCTGGGCTATCGTGCTGATGTGGTGGGCAATGGTTTAGAAGTTTTAGATGCTTTACGTCGTCAATCCTATGATTTAATTTTAATGGATGTACAAATGCCAGAAATGGATGGTCTAACGGCCACTCGTCAAATTCGTACCCTCTGGAATAGTTCTAATAGCGATTTTCAGGGACAACGCCCTTGTATTATTGCCATGACGGCCAATGCTATGGAGGGAGATAGACAAAGATGTCTTGAGGCGGGAATGGATGATTATTTATCTAAACCCGTTAAAGTGGAGGCATTGATTGAAAAGTTAAAAACCGTTAGAAAATCTGACACTGCCGTTATATTTAATAGTAATTATCTCAAGCAAAAACCTGTTATAGAAGGATCCATGACCAAATTAGATGAAAATATTATTGCCGAATTGAAAGATATGATCGGAGAAGAAGATTTCGTCGAAGTTTTCCGAGACTTAATCAATTCCTATTTAGAAGATAGTCCTCAATTGATGGAAAATTTAAAAATGGGTTTAGAGAATAAAGATTTAGACCAAATTAAAATTAGTTCCCATACCCTCAAGTCTAGTAGTCTTACCCTTGGGGCTACTTATTTGTCGGAATTATGTCGTCAGGTAGAAAGCCATACTATCAAAGGAAATATGATGGCTATTAGTGAGTTAGTTCCCCTTGTGGTGGCAGAATATCAAAATGTTGAGGTTATTATGAATAATGAGCTAGAGCGTATGGGTTTTTAA